In Alphaproteobacteria bacterium, the following are encoded in one genomic region:
- a CDS encoding alcohol dehydrogenase: MKSYQVVEYGAALEARDLQTPEPQGAEVLVKIKACGVCHSDVHLWEGSFDMGGGRKMELGKVSAIIPFTPGHEIIGEVVALGPEAEGASIGDTRVVYPWIGCGKCSVCAGGEENLCSRPRNLGVNVDGGFSDYVLVPDGKYLYDFSGVPDALACTYACSGLTAYGALKKALPLRDGDTVMLIGAGGVGLMGVRFCKAALGVQPVVVDIDPGRRQAALDAGASEVLDPEDREASKEFAKRTGGAAAVIDFVGAEATAQYGTRALRMGGKYIIVGLFGGEFRTALPLIPFKAMTIMGSLVGTPGDMAELAELVQSGQVAAIPVSERPMDQASQSLEDLRAGQVVGRVVLEN; the protein is encoded by the coding sequence ATGAAAAGCTATCAGGTGGTGGAATACGGGGCGGCGCTGGAAGCGCGGGATTTGCAGACGCCCGAGCCCCAGGGGGCCGAGGTCCTGGTCAAGATCAAGGCCTGCGGCGTCTGCCACTCCGACGTCCACCTCTGGGAGGGCTCGTTCGATATGGGCGGCGGGCGCAAGATGGAACTGGGCAAGGTCTCGGCCATCATTCCCTTCACCCCGGGCCACGAGATCATCGGCGAAGTGGTGGCCCTGGGCCCCGAGGCGGAGGGGGCGAGCATCGGCGACACGCGCGTCGTTTATCCCTGGATTGGCTGTGGCAAGTGTTCGGTCTGCGCCGGAGGCGAGGAGAACCTCTGCTCCCGGCCGCGTAACCTGGGCGTCAACGTAGACGGCGGCTTTTCCGATTACGTGCTGGTGCCCGACGGCAAGTACCTCTACGACTTCTCCGGCGTGCCCGATGCCCTGGCCTGCACCTATGCCTGTTCCGGCCTCACTGCCTATGGGGCACTGAAGAAAGCGCTGCCGCTGAGGGATGGCGACACGGTGATGCTGATCGGCGCCGGCGGCGTCGGCCTGATGGGCGTGCGATTTTGCAAAGCCGCACTGGGTGTCCAGCCGGTGGTGGTCGACATCGACCCGGGCCGCCGCCAGGCCGCCCTTGATGCTGGCGCCAGCGAGGTCTTGGATCCCGAGGACAGAGAGGCCTCGAAGGAATTCGCCAAACGCACCGGCGGCGCCGCCGCGGTGATCGACTTCGTCGGCGCCGAAGCCACGGCCCAGTACGGAACGCGAGCGCTGCGCATGGGCGGCAAGTACATCATCGTCGGCCTCTTCGGCGGCGAATTTCGCACGGCGCTTCCGCTGATCCCCTTCAAGGCCATGACCATCATGGGCTCGCTGGTGGGTACGCCGGGCGACATGGCGGAACTGGCGGAGCTGGTGCAGAGCGGCCAGGTCGCAGCCATTCCGGTCAGCGAGCGGCCCATGGACCAGGCCTCGCAGTCGCTCGAGGACCTGCGCGCCGGCCAGGTGGTGGGCCGCGTGGTGCTGGAGAACTAG